In Hymenobacter sublimis, a single genomic region encodes these proteins:
- a CDS encoding serine hydrolase domain-containing protein — protein sequence MCHSPLSQLTTPFFLLPLPARANQTVACRSWQPRYRAVLLGLLCTLALFASPTQAAEIGWPEPSPGRAGARLPAGKTVEQKLAYFLKLTDSLRQQAHNPGMAIAILHDKKLVYKGGLGYRDVAKQLPVTNNTLFEIGSCTKAFAGVITAQLVQEGVLSWDDKVRRHLPEFTLADAYATQNATLQDIFTHRVGLDQHYYLLYGPAFTGKEVLTKLPFLSFNGTFREKFLYNNLLYMVAGILAERATATPWEELVRRRIFQPLGMHASFATSREFLQYAEHTLSYRNDGKTIVPHTNLDASGAAGSISSTITDMATWLSMLVNKGALGSQPFLSPQQFAYLTSPLTVRNAAEEIFYGIGWDVDTKRNIIYHDGRTAGQSSRILLMPLNGFGIVIMCNQQTELQNLLIRYATNIFVDDNYARMTDFEQFVIAKANKATDKELLTPLPIQDKTALALLPACIREYVHPAYGTITLTQPAANQLHFQYYGFQGFAQHHHNQHFTALTTHDTGRDKFDFTVLQDAQHRVTGLEVVLPFTKPLRFEKVPANKALPKARKPLGR from the coding sequence ATGTGCCATTCCCCGCTGAGCCAACTAACGACCCCGTTTTTTTTACTACCCCTGCCCGCCCGCGCCAACCAAACCGTTGCCTGCCGCAGCTGGCAGCCCCGGTACCGAGCAGTACTACTCGGGCTGCTCTGCACGCTGGCCCTGTTCGCCTCTCCAACCCAAGCGGCGGAAATAGGATGGCCTGAACCGAGCCCAGGCCGAGCGGGGGCTCGGTTGCCGGCTGGCAAAACTGTGGAGCAAAAGCTAGCTTACTTCCTGAAGCTAACCGATTCGCTTCGGCAGCAAGCGCACAACCCCGGCATGGCCATTGCCATTCTGCACGACAAAAAACTGGTGTACAAGGGCGGCCTGGGCTACCGCGACGTGGCCAAACAGTTGCCGGTCACCAACAACACGCTATTTGAAATCGGCTCCTGTACCAAGGCCTTTGCCGGGGTGATTACCGCTCAGCTGGTGCAGGAAGGCGTATTGAGTTGGGATGATAAAGTCCGCCGGCACTTGCCCGAATTCACGCTGGCAGATGCCTACGCCACCCAAAACGCTACCCTCCAAGATATCTTCACTCACCGAGTTGGGCTCGACCAACATTACTACCTGCTCTATGGGCCGGCATTTACCGGAAAGGAAGTACTAACGAAACTTCCCTTTCTGAGCTTTAATGGCACTTTCCGGGAGAAGTTTCTTTACAATAACCTGCTGTACATGGTGGCCGGCATTTTGGCAGAGCGAGCCACCGCTACCCCCTGGGAAGAGCTAGTCCGGCGCCGAATCTTTCAGCCCCTGGGCATGCACGCGTCGTTTGCTACCTCCCGGGAGTTCCTGCAGTATGCGGAGCATACCCTCAGCTACCGCAACGACGGCAAAACTATAGTGCCCCACACCAACCTAGATGCCAGCGGCGCGGCCGGCAGCATCAGCTCCACCATTACCGACATGGCCACTTGGCTAAGTATGTTGGTGAACAAGGGCGCGCTCGGCTCCCAGCCCTTCCTCTCGCCTCAGCAGTTTGCCTACCTGACCAGCCCCCTAACCGTGCGCAATGCCGCCGAGGAAATATTCTACGGCATTGGCTGGGACGTTGACACCAAGCGAAACATCATTTACCACGATGGCCGAACGGCCGGCCAAAGCAGCCGCATTTTATTGATGCCACTAAACGGGTTCGGCATCGTCATCATGTGCAACCAGCAGACGGAGCTGCAAAACCTGCTAATCCGTTATGCCACAAATATTTTCGTGGATGATAACTATGCAAGAATGACTGATTTCGAGCAGTTTGTTATTGCCAAGGCTAATAAGGCCACTGATAAAGAACTGCTCACTCCCCTACCCATCCAGGACAAAACGGCTTTGGCCCTGCTCCCGGCCTGCATCAGGGAATATGTGCATCCGGCTTACGGCACTATCACGCTTACCCAACCCGCTGCTAATCAGCTACATTTTCAGTATTACGGCTTTCAGGGATTTGCCCAGCACCACCACAACCAGCACTTCACGGCGCTAACTACCCACGATACCGGCCGCGACAAATTCGACTTCACAGTGCTGCAAGATGCCCAGCACCGGGTAACCGGCTTGGAGGTTGTACTTCCATTTACCAAACCCTTGCGCTTCGAAAAAGTACCCGCAAACAAGGCGTTACCCAAAGCTCGGAAGCCCTTAGGCAGGTAG
- a CDS encoding 3-keto-disaccharide hydrolase — translation MKPAVLVSAFLLSTPLMTQAQQTGKPEATEVWEPVPKSVAATPSFPPPPADALVLFNGKDLSQWVSTENRAAPAKWKVAGGLLTVDKANGNIETKQTFTNYQLHLEWRIPATIEGTGQVRGNSGVFLASLGKGDLGYELQILDSYQNKTYVNGMAGSIYKQHVPLANPARKPGEWQSYDVLWTAPVFKADGSVQAPARVTVLFNGVVVQHNVALSGPTLYIGQPSYQQAHGPTPIKLQAHGDKSEPISYRNIWVRKL, via the coding sequence ATGAAGCCTGCTGTCCTCGTTTCTGCGTTTCTGCTTAGCACTCCCCTCATGACTCAGGCCCAACAAACCGGCAAACCCGAAGCCACCGAAGTGTGGGAGCCCGTGCCAAAAAGCGTAGCGGCTACTCCCAGTTTCCCACCGCCACCCGCTGACGCCCTGGTGCTATTTAATGGCAAAGACCTAAGCCAGTGGGTGTCAACGGAAAACCGCGCTGCGCCGGCCAAATGGAAGGTAGCGGGCGGGTTGCTGACGGTGGACAAGGCCAACGGCAACATCGAAACCAAACAGACTTTCACTAATTACCAGCTGCACCTGGAATGGCGCATTCCGGCTACCATTGAAGGCACTGGCCAAGTGCGCGGCAACAGCGGCGTGTTTCTGGCTTCCCTGGGCAAGGGCGACCTAGGCTACGAGCTGCAGATTCTGGACTCCTACCAGAACAAAACCTACGTGAACGGCATGGCCGGTAGCATCTACAAGCAGCACGTGCCCCTGGCCAACCCCGCCCGCAAGCCCGGCGAGTGGCAGAGCTACGACGTACTTTGGACAGCTCCCGTTTTTAAGGCCGATGGCTCGGTGCAGGCGCCAGCCCGCGTGACGGTGCTTTTCAACGGGGTAGTGGTGCAGCATAACGTGGCGCTTTCGGGGCCAACGCTTTACATCGGGCAGCCCAGCTACCAACAAGCCCACGGTCCCACTCCCATCAAGCTCCAGGCGCATGGCGATAAAAGTGAGCCCATCAGCTACCGCAACATTTGGGTGCGAAAACTGTAA
- a CDS encoding helix-turn-helix domain-containing protein, translated as MHDTSLIQLISLLAVFISCLLAVFLLTVSTKNRLSNVLFSAFILLNAADISSWFLNDFLQRYPAVLLFKITLNTLINPAYYLYVLAVCYADFRFRAKHWWHLLPFGLLTLVLLPRFYLTDFEAQTAFLHQFGAMPEIIFSRVLGHLQFGFYTVAAFRTLRRYRRTYAENYANPSSITYHWLFRLTLILTFLHVLVLVKQALRFTSYQELFTGMEVWVGLNATAMMCWCVLKALHHPELFRSIDSTIKPLAEAPCPTPATGPAARSPEIEAQITRLRAYMEQAEPYLNAELTVQELARQVNMPVRELSWLINHHLNQHFFDFVNEYRITKARHLLKDPAQGKVTVLEVLYAVGFNSKSSFNTSFKKHTGLTPTQYRTA; from the coding sequence ATGCACGATACAAGTCTGATCCAGCTTATCAGTTTACTGGCTGTCTTTATTTCGTGTTTGCTGGCCGTGTTTCTACTGACTGTCAGCACGAAAAACCGCCTGAGCAATGTGCTGTTCAGTGCGTTTATCCTGCTGAATGCAGCCGATATCAGCTCCTGGTTTCTGAACGATTTTTTGCAGCGCTACCCGGCAGTGCTCCTGTTTAAAATCACCCTGAACACGCTAATCAACCCCGCCTACTACCTATATGTGTTGGCGGTTTGTTACGCTGATTTCCGGTTCCGGGCCAAGCACTGGTGGCACCTGCTGCCCTTCGGCCTCCTTACCCTTGTACTGCTGCCGCGGTTTTATCTGACCGATTTCGAGGCCCAAACAGCGTTTCTGCACCAGTTTGGGGCAATGCCCGAAATTATCTTTAGTCGGGTACTAGGGCATTTGCAATTCGGGTTCTATACCGTTGCCGCCTTTCGCACCCTGCGGCGCTACCGGCGCACCTACGCGGAGAATTACGCTAACCCCTCCAGCATCACCTACCACTGGTTGTTTCGCTTAACCCTGATCCTGACGTTTTTGCACGTTCTGGTACTGGTAAAACAAGCTTTGCGCTTTACCTCCTACCAGGAGCTGTTCACCGGCATGGAAGTGTGGGTGGGGCTCAATGCCACAGCCATGATGTGCTGGTGCGTACTCAAGGCCCTGCACCACCCCGAGCTTTTTCGCAGCATCGATTCAACCATCAAGCCCTTGGCAGAGGCCCCGTGCCCAACCCCAGCTACTGGGCCAGCCGCCCGAAGCCCAGAAATCGAGGCCCAGATTACCCGACTCCGGGCTTACATGGAGCAGGCAGAGCCCTACCTCAATGCGGAGCTAACCGTGCAAGAGTTGGCCCGGCAGGTCAACATGCCCGTGCGCGAACTGTCCTGGTTAATTAATCACCATTTAAATCAGCACTTCTTCGACTTTGTGAATGAGTACCGCATCACCAAGGCCCGGCACCTGCTGAAAGACCCGGCCCAGGGCAAAGTGACAGTTCTGGAGGTGCTCTACGCGGTTGGCTTCAACTCGAAATCCTCCTTTAACACCTCCTTCAAAAAGCACACTGGCCTAACTCCAACCCAGTACCGCACGGCCTAG
- a CDS encoding nucleoside permease, translating into MNTTTRIKLSIMMFLEFFIWGAWFVTLGTYLLRNLSASGTQVGVAFLTQSIGAIVAPFIIGLIADRFFSAQKILGVLHLAGALLLWRASTAPDFSSFYPSILTYMILYMPTLALVNSIAFRQMQNPQKEFATIRVLGTLGWIVAGLTIGWLNWEQSGSLQATFLMAAGASALLGLFSFTLPATPPVKRGQASSLGDMLGLDAIGLLKNRSYLIFFLASIAICIPLAFYYGFTNPFLNEVGMKAAAGVQSLGQVSELLFMLLIPVFFSRLGVKKMLAIGMLAWVLRYVFFAYGNAESNYWMLIVGIVLHGICYDFFFVTGQIYTDNLAGERFKSSAQGFITLATYGVGMLIGTLLSGRIFDNYQTPGGTHDWRMIWLIPAAIAGGVVLLFLLMFKDRAQPQATEQASVDAAPTLATQAT; encoded by the coding sequence ATGAATACCACTACCCGGATTAAGCTGTCCATCATGATGTTCCTGGAGTTTTTCATCTGGGGCGCGTGGTTCGTGACGCTGGGGACCTATTTGCTGCGCAACCTGAGCGCCTCCGGCACGCAGGTAGGGGTAGCGTTTCTGACCCAGTCCATTGGGGCCATTGTGGCGCCGTTTATCATCGGGCTAATTGCCGACCGGTTTTTCTCGGCCCAGAAGATTCTCGGGGTACTGCACCTGGCCGGGGCGCTGCTGCTCTGGCGCGCCTCCACGGCCCCCGACTTCAGCTCCTTCTACCCGAGCATCCTGACCTACATGATTTTGTACATGCCCACGCTGGCCCTGGTCAACTCCATTGCGTTTCGGCAGATGCAGAATCCGCAGAAGGAGTTTGCCACCATCCGGGTGCTGGGTACATTGGGCTGGATTGTGGCCGGCCTAACTATTGGGTGGCTGAATTGGGAGCAGAGCGGTAGCCTGCAGGCTACCTTCCTGATGGCGGCCGGCGCTTCGGCCCTGTTGGGGTTGTTCAGCTTTACGCTGCCCGCTACCCCGCCCGTGAAGCGCGGTCAGGCCAGCTCCCTGGGCGATATGCTGGGCCTAGATGCCATCGGCTTGCTGAAGAACCGCTCCTACCTTATCTTCTTTCTGGCCTCCATTGCCATCTGCATTCCGCTGGCCTTTTACTACGGCTTCACCAACCCCTTCCTGAACGAAGTAGGCATGAAAGCCGCCGCCGGCGTGCAGAGCTTGGGGCAAGTATCGGAACTGCTGTTTATGCTCTTGATTCCGGTGTTTTTCAGCCGCCTGGGCGTGAAGAAAATGCTGGCCATTGGCATGCTGGCCTGGGTGCTGCGTTACGTGTTCTTTGCCTACGGCAATGCCGAAAGCAACTACTGGATGTTGATTGTGGGCATTGTGCTGCACGGTATCTGCTACGACTTCTTCTTCGTAACGGGCCAGATTTACACTGATAACCTAGCCGGGGAACGGTTCAAAAGCTCGGCCCAGGGCTTTATTACCCTGGCTACCTACGGGGTAGGCATGCTCATCGGCACCCTGCTTTCGGGCCGCATCTTCGACAACTACCAGACCCCCGGCGGCACCCACGACTGGCGCATGATCTGGCTGATTCCGGCCGCCATTGCGGGAGGTGTAGTGCTGCTGTTCCTGCTCATGTTCAAGGACCGCGCCCAGCCCCAGGCCACTGAACAGGCCTCCGTTGATGCGGCTCCCACGTTGGCAACCCAAGCTACCTAG
- a CDS encoding circadian clock KaiB family protein yields the protein MVPFPVSAGQDLPLVELEYELHLFVVGSTAKSLRALANIQRICAQYLSGRHTLDVVDLNEHPERAGQESLLGIPCLVKKRPGLVRQLVGDLSDQERVLKALSLE from the coding sequence ATGGTACCTTTCCCTGTTTCTGCCGGACAAGACCTTCCCTTGGTTGAATTGGAATACGAGTTGCACCTGTTTGTAGTGGGTAGCACCGCCAAGTCCTTGCGCGCCCTAGCCAATATTCAGCGTATATGCGCGCAGTATCTCTCGGGCCGACATACCCTGGATGTGGTTGACCTGAATGAACATCCCGAGCGTGCCGGCCAGGAAAGCCTGCTTGGTATTCCCTGCCTGGTGAAAAAACGGCCGGGCTTGGTTCGTCAGCTGGTGGGTGATTTATCGGATCAGGAGCGGGTGCTGAAGGCCTTAAGTTTAGAGTAA
- a CDS encoding hydroxypyruvate isomerase family protein: MSTWNRRSALKGLLTTTAAVGTLGIGSACAPDDKRAQALTTLKNSFKHSVCRWCFQDLPLEQLCAAAKEMGIQGIDLVGPKDWPTLKKYGLDSPMCNGAEINLTDGFNDPRFHAQLQKQYAEMIPRVAQAGYTNLICFSGSRRGLSDEAGWANCVRGLQPLVKLAAQHKVVLVMELLNSKIDHKDYQCDRTAWGVELAKRLGSENFKLLYDIYHMQINEGDVIRTLTEYHPYIAHYHTAGVPGRHEIGDSQELNYPAIMRAIKATGFQGYVAQEFMPQQADKLASLRQAIQLCDV, from the coding sequence ATGAGCACCTGGAACCGCCGCTCTGCACTTAAAGGTCTGCTCACTACTACGGCCGCCGTCGGAACCCTGGGTATTGGCAGTGCCTGCGCCCCCGATGACAAACGAGCACAAGCGCTTACTACCTTGAAAAACAGCTTCAAGCACTCTGTGTGCCGCTGGTGCTTCCAGGACCTGCCCTTGGAGCAGCTTTGCGCAGCCGCCAAGGAAATGGGCATCCAGGGGATTGACCTGGTGGGGCCCAAGGACTGGCCGACGCTGAAGAAATACGGCCTCGATTCGCCCATGTGCAACGGCGCCGAAATCAACCTCACCGACGGCTTCAACGACCCACGGTTTCACGCCCAGCTACAGAAGCAGTACGCCGAGATGATTCCGCGGGTAGCCCAGGCCGGCTACACTAACCTGATTTGCTTTAGCGGCAGCCGCCGGGGCCTTTCGGATGAAGCCGGTTGGGCTAACTGCGTGCGGGGCCTGCAGCCCCTGGTGAAGCTGGCCGCCCAGCACAAGGTAGTGCTGGTCATGGAGCTGCTCAACAGCAAAATCGACCACAAAGACTACCAGTGCGACCGAACCGCTTGGGGCGTGGAGCTGGCCAAGCGCCTGGGCTCCGAAAACTTCAAGCTGCTCTACGACATCTACCACATGCAAATCAATGAGGGCGACGTGATTCGCACCCTCACGGAGTACCACCCCTACATTGCCCACTACCACACGGCCGGCGTACCGGGCCGCCACGAAATCGGGGACAGCCAGGAGCTGAACTACCCGGCCATTATGCGCGCCATCAAAGCCACCGGCTTCCAAGGGTACGTGGCCCAGGAGTTCATGCCCCAGCAAGCCGATAAGCTGGCCTCCCTGCGCCAAGCCATTCAGCTGTGTGATGTATAA
- a CDS encoding Atu2307/SP_0267 family LLM class monooxygenase — translation MQVGIDSFAAALLDNGTGTTLTRSEAMGQLLDRIERADQVGLDVFGIGEHHRPEYLDSATAVILAAAAARTRRIRLTSAVTVLSAADPVRVFQQFATLDLLSQGRAELVVGRGSSIEAFPLFGFDLDDYDALFTEKLDLLLAIRAQERVHWSGRFRPALTGQGIYPRPLQQPLPVWVGVGGTPQSFARAGTLGLPLMVAVIGGETHRFRPLVDLYREAGRRAGHSAEQLQVGLHSLGYVAPTTEQAQQEFYPGYARTFTSRARERGGSPVTQAQFMAQAGPLGALLVGSPEEVVAKILRHSEALGGISRVTFQMDVATLPHDSLLRAIELLGTRVAPLLRAAAPAGPES, via the coding sequence ATGCAAGTAGGAATCGACAGTTTCGCGGCCGCCCTTCTAGATAATGGGACCGGCACTACCCTTACTCGCTCCGAAGCAATGGGGCAGCTGCTCGACCGGATTGAGCGGGCCGATCAGGTGGGTCTGGACGTATTTGGTATTGGGGAGCATCACCGGCCGGAGTACCTTGACTCGGCAACGGCGGTTATTCTGGCCGCGGCCGCCGCCCGCACCCGGCGCATTCGCCTGACCAGCGCCGTTACGGTGCTCAGCGCGGCAGACCCGGTGCGGGTGTTCCAACAGTTTGCTACCCTCGACCTTCTTTCCCAGGGACGGGCCGAGCTGGTGGTGGGCCGGGGCTCTTCCATTGAAGCCTTCCCGCTCTTTGGCTTCGACCTCGACGACTACGACGCCTTATTTACCGAAAAGCTTGATCTGTTGCTCGCCATCCGGGCCCAGGAGCGCGTGCACTGGTCCGGCCGGTTTCGGCCCGCCCTGACGGGGCAGGGCATCTATCCGCGCCCCCTGCAACAGCCGCTGCCCGTGTGGGTGGGCGTGGGAGGTACGCCCCAATCCTTTGCGCGCGCCGGTACGCTGGGCCTGCCCCTGATGGTGGCCGTTATTGGGGGTGAAACGCACCGCTTCCGCCCCCTGGTTGATTTGTATCGGGAAGCAGGAAGGCGGGCTGGCCACTCGGCTGAGCAGTTGCAGGTGGGCCTGCACTCCCTGGGTTACGTGGCTCCCACAACCGAACAAGCTCAGCAAGAGTTTTATCCGGGCTATGCCCGCACGTTTACCAGTCGGGCCCGGGAGCGGGGCGGCTCCCCCGTAACGCAGGCGCAGTTTATGGCCCAGGCGGGCCCGCTGGGAGCCTTGCTGGTTGGTAGCCCCGAGGAAGTAGTGGCCAAGATTCTGCGCCACAGTGAAGCGCTGGGCGGCATTTCGCGGGTCACCTTCCAGATGGACGTGGCTACCTTGCCCCACGACAGCCTGCTGCGCGCCATTGAGTTGCTTGGTACGCGCGTGGCCCCCCTGCTGCGGGCTGCTGCTCCGGCCGGGCCGGAAAGCTAG
- a CDS encoding LacI family DNA-binding transcriptional regulator produces the protein MAVKKQQTSLRDLAQQLNLSTSTVSRALADHRDIGEATKERVRRLAQELNYRPNQLAAALRKGHSKTLGVIVPHIKGYFFPAVMNGIEKVATREGFNVLLCQSNEDVRREQRNIETLLAAQVEGILMSVSATTLDQVQHFEQVRRQGTPLVFFDRAPDLPRSMAVVLDDFQGAYQAVRHLIEQGCTRIAHLAGPQHLNTSRNRFLGYKAALEAHGLPFDEQHVYSLPALTHDAGRLAMQHLLALVPNLDGVFAAYAIPSVGALEVLREKPVRVPQDIALACFSNEPFTTMTEPHLTVVDQRAEQMGETAVRLFLQLLKRGPAYEPPHLILKPELIIRTSSLHRSREPQPAH, from the coding sequence ATGGCCGTTAAAAAGCAGCAAACTTCCCTTCGAGACTTAGCCCAACAGCTGAACCTGTCCACATCCACCGTCTCAAGGGCCCTGGCCGACCACCGGGATATTGGGGAAGCCACCAAAGAGCGAGTGCGGCGCCTGGCCCAGGAGCTGAACTACCGCCCCAACCAACTGGCCGCGGCCCTGCGCAAAGGCCACAGCAAAACTCTCGGCGTCATTGTGCCCCACATCAAGGGCTACTTTTTTCCGGCCGTTATGAATGGCATTGAGAAGGTAGCCACCCGCGAAGGCTTCAACGTGCTGCTGTGCCAGTCCAACGAAGACGTCCGGCGCGAGCAGCGCAACATTGAAACCCTGCTGGCGGCCCAGGTAGAAGGCATTCTGATGTCGGTGTCGGCTACTACCCTCGACCAGGTGCAGCACTTTGAGCAGGTCCGGCGGCAAGGCACGCCGCTGGTATTCTTCGACCGGGCCCCGGATTTGCCTCGCAGCATGGCTGTGGTGCTCGATGACTTCCAGGGGGCTTACCAGGCCGTACGCCACCTGATTGAGCAGGGCTGCACCCGCATTGCCCACCTGGCCGGCCCCCAGCACCTGAACACCAGCCGCAACCGTTTTTTAGGCTATAAAGCTGCCCTGGAGGCTCACGGCCTACCCTTCGACGAGCAGCACGTGTATTCCCTGCCGGCTTTAACCCACGACGCCGGCCGGCTGGCCATGCAACACCTGCTGGCCCTGGTGCCGAACCTGGACGGGGTGTTTGCCGCCTACGCCATTCCCTCCGTTGGGGCCCTGGAAGTGTTGCGGGAGAAACCCGTGCGCGTACCCCAGGACATTGCCCTGGCCTGCTTCAGCAACGAGCCCTTCACTACCATGACGGAGCCCCACCTGACGGTAGTAGACCAGCGGGCGGAGCAAATGGGCGAAACGGCCGTGCGCCTGTTTCTACAGCTGCTCAAGCGCGGCCCAGCCTACGAACCGCCCCACCTCATTCTAAAGCCCGAGCTTATTATCCGCACTTCCTCCCTGCACCGTTCGCGGGAGCCGCAGCCGGCACATTAA
- a CDS encoding voltage-gated chloride channel family protein, translating to MAPFQSRFSFVRAALPQEPLQQLLFLGRWGLICAVVGLLVGSASAFFLLALDYVTAWREAHPAVIWLLPAGGFLVGATYHYWGQQVGSGNNLLLEEIHNPRRVIPLRMAPLVLFGTLATHLFGGSAGREGTAVQLGGTLADQLTRLLGLRPRDRKILLIAGISAGFASVFGTPLAGALFGLEVFLIGAIRYEAIGPSFLAAILADLVTRAWGVGHTPYPQLETGGVTALNLLLTAGCGLLFGLVARSFAALTHLVSRWFAQISYPPLRPALGGLLVALAVAALGTTKYIGLGIPTLVAAFQTPLPPQDFLLKLALTALTLGCGFKGGEVTPLFFIGATLGSALAVVLPLPVALLAAMGFVAVFAGAANTPLACTFMGLELFGAQAGVYLGLTCVVAYLFSGHTGIYGAQVVGQAKHRRLVREQNQRLRDLASARQRGLPKPPA from the coding sequence GTGGCTCCTTTTCAATCCCGCTTCTCGTTTGTGAGGGCTGCCCTACCCCAGGAGCCGCTGCAGCAACTGCTGTTTCTGGGCCGGTGGGGGCTGATCTGCGCTGTCGTGGGCCTGTTGGTGGGTTCGGCTTCGGCCTTCTTCCTGCTGGCTCTTGATTACGTTACGGCATGGCGAGAGGCGCACCCCGCTGTTATCTGGCTGCTTCCCGCCGGGGGCTTCCTGGTGGGGGCTACCTACCACTACTGGGGGCAGCAGGTAGGTAGCGGCAACAACCTGCTTCTGGAGGAAATTCATAACCCACGGCGGGTGATACCGCTGCGCATGGCGCCGCTCGTGCTATTCGGGACGCTGGCCACGCACTTGTTCGGCGGCTCGGCCGGGCGCGAAGGCACCGCGGTTCAGCTAGGCGGTACCCTGGCCGACCAACTCACGCGCCTGCTCGGCTTGCGCCCCCGCGACCGTAAAATTCTGCTGATTGCGGGTATCAGTGCCGGGTTTGCCTCGGTGTTCGGCACGCCCCTGGCGGGGGCCTTGTTCGGGCTGGAGGTTTTTCTGATTGGCGCCATCCGGTATGAGGCCATTGGGCCGAGCTTTCTGGCCGCCATCCTTGCCGACCTGGTTACGCGCGCTTGGGGCGTGGGTCACACCCCGTACCCGCAGTTGGAAACCGGGGGGGTCACCGCCCTAAATCTCCTGCTGACTGCCGGCTGCGGGCTACTGTTTGGCCTTGTGGCCCGCAGCTTCGCCGCCCTCACGCATCTGGTTAGCCGCTGGTTTGCCCAGATTTCCTACCCTCCGCTACGGCCCGCTCTGGGCGGCTTGCTGGTGGCGCTGGCCGTGGCTGCGCTTGGTACAACCAAATATATCGGCCTGGGCATTCCTACCCTTGTGGCTGCTTTCCAGACCCCGCTTCCACCCCAAGACTTCCTGCTCAAACTGGCGCTGACGGCCCTTACTTTGGGGTGCGGCTTCAAGGGCGGAGAGGTTACGCCGTTGTTTTTTATTGGAGCAACCCTGGGCTCAGCCCTGGCGGTGGTGTTGCCGCTGCCCGTGGCCCTGCTGGCCGCCATGGGTTTTGTGGCCGTGTTTGCGGGAGCAGCTAACACGCCGCTGGCCTGTACCTTCATGGGGCTAGAGCTGTTTGGCGCCCAGGCCGGGGTGTACCTGGGCCTGACCTGCGTGGTAGCGTATTTATTCTCGGGGCACACCGGCATCTATGGGGCGCAGGTGGTGGGGCAAGCCAAGCACCGACGCTTGGTCCGGGAGCAAAATCAGCGGCTACGTGACCTTGCCTCCGCGCGCCAACGGGGCCTACCCAAGCCTCCTGCGTAG
- a CDS encoding phosphoheptose isomerase, which yields MSSELSKPQVFQQIEAQLQQQGFGITQRDQTRPWGGFFVIDENQAQQFADTYFDGLSVDDLRISGKLSPKVLLVAPHQRLSWQYHYRRAEIWRVVEGTVGIITSPTDEEGELKTYGPGEQITLQQGERHRLIGLDGWGTIAEIWQHTDASQPSDENDIVRVQDDFGR from the coding sequence ATGAGTTCTGAACTGTCCAAACCACAGGTATTTCAGCAGATTGAAGCGCAGCTCCAGCAGCAGGGCTTTGGCATTACCCAACGAGACCAGACGCGCCCCTGGGGCGGCTTCTTCGTTATCGATGAGAACCAGGCCCAGCAATTCGCCGACACGTATTTCGACGGCCTGTCGGTGGATGACCTACGCATTTCGGGCAAGCTTAGTCCCAAGGTGTTACTGGTAGCTCCGCACCAGCGCCTCTCGTGGCAGTATCATTACCGCCGCGCCGAAATCTGGCGGGTAGTAGAAGGCACGGTGGGCATCATCACCAGCCCGACTGATGAGGAAGGCGAGTTGAAAACTTACGGCCCGGGCGAGCAAATTACCCTGCAGCAAGGCGAGCGGCACCGCCTCATTGGCCTCGATGGCTGGGGCACCATTGCCGAGATATGGCAGCACACCGATGCCAGCCAGCCTTCCGACGAAAACGATATTGTGCGCGTTCAGGACGATTTCGGCCGCTAA